GGGTACGTCACCGACGACGTCCAGTACATGGAGGCGTCCACGGAGTCCGGGCACATCATCGCCCAGGCCAACGCCATCTTCGGCGACGACAGGCGATTCGTGAACCCCCTTGTCGAGGCCCGCGTGGAAGGTGAATTCGCCATCGTGCCCCGCGAGGAAGTGACCCTTATGGACATTTCCCCGGGACAGATTGTGTCCATCTCCTCGGCGCTCATCCCGTTCCTGGAGCACGACGACGCCAACCGCGCCCTCATGGGATCGAACATGCAGCGTCAGTCCGTGCCGTTGCTCGTGACCGAGGAGCCGCTGGTCGGCACCGGCATCGAGGGCAAGGTGGCCCAGGATTCTGGCAGCTGCCTGATGTCTGAGGGCGACGGCGAGGTGATGTACGTCGATGCGGATCGCGTCATCGTGGCCTACTCGGGCGATCTGTACCCCGAGTCGGGCGGCGTGCGGTTCTACGATCTGCAGAAATATCACAAGTCCAACCAGAACAGCTGCTTCGGGCAGAAGCCCCGCGTTCAGATCGGCGATACGGTCCGCAAGGGCGTGGTCCTGGCCGACGGCCCCGCCATCAGCGACGGCGAGCTGGCCCTGGGCAAGAACCTGCTGGTGGCCTTCATGCCCTGGTGCGGCTACAACTACGAAGACTCCATCCTCATTTCCGAGCGCGTGGTGAAGGAGGACATCTACACCTCCATCCACATCGAGGAGTTTGACGTCTTCGCCCGCGACACCAAGCTCGGGCCCGAGGAAGTGACCCGCGACATCCCCAACGTCGGCGAGGAGATGCTCCGCAACCTTGACGAAAGCGGCATCATCCGTATCGGCGCCAAGGTCAAACCCGACGATATCCTCGTCGGCAAGATCACGCCCAAGGGCGAAACGCAGCTTACTCCCGAGGAACGACTGCTGCGGGCCATCTTCGGCGACAAGGCGCGCGACGTGAAGAACACCTCCCTCAAGGTCCCGCCGGGAATCGAGGGCACGGTCATCGACGTGAAGGTCTTCAACCGTCGTTCCGGCGACAAGGATGAGCGCACCCGCCAGATCGAGAACTATGAACTCGAAGGGATCGACGTCCGCGAACGTCAGCACGCCGCGGCCCTGACCGAGGCTACCCGTCGCAAGATCTGGGAAGCCTGCAAGGGCAAGAGCGTGGCCAAGACCATCATGGGCAAGCGCAAGGGCGAGGTGCTTCTCGAAGCCAACCAGCCCATCAGGGAAGACGTGTTTGCCGAGATCCCGTTGAAGAAGCTCGCCGGCGCTTTCGCTGCCAAGGAGGTCAACGAGGCGGTCAAGGCGCAGCTCGATTACTTCGACCTGCAGCTCAAATTCATCAAGGACGTCTACGAGAACAAGCGCGGCAAGGTCACCGAGGGCGACGATCTGCCCCCCGGCGTGATCAAGATGGCCAAGGTGTACGTGGCTGTGAAGCGTAAGCTCAACGTAGGTGACAAGATGGCCGGCCGTCACGGCAACAAGGGCGTCGTGTCCAACATCCTGCCGGAAGAGGACATGCCGTTCTTCGCCGACGGGACCCCCATGGACGTCGTGCTGAACCCTCTGGGCGTGCCTTCGCGCATGAACATCGGCCAGATCATGGAGACACACCTTGGTTGGGCCGCCAAGACCCTGGGTCAGCAGATCGCTGCCATGGTCGCCGAAGGCGCCGCCATGGTGCGCAGGGAAATCAAGGACATCTTCGATTCTCCCGAAACCTCGGCCCTGATCGACTCCATGAGTGACGACGAGGTCATCGAGTCGGCGCGGGCCCTGAACAAGGGCATCGTCATGAAGACCCCGGTCTTCGACGGCGCCGAGGAAAGCGAAATCTGGGGGCTGCTCAAGAGGGCCGGCCTGCCCGAGGACGGCAAGGCCCGTCTCTTCGACGGCCGTACCGGCGTCCCGTTCCACAACCGGGTCACCGTGGGCTACATGTACTACCTGAAGCTCCATCACCTGGTCGACGAGAAGATCCACGCCCGATCCACGGGTCCTTACTCCCTGGTTACGCAGCAGCCCCTGGGCGGTAAGGCCCAGTTCGGCGGACAGCGTCTGGGCGAAATGGAAGTCTGGGCTCTGGAAGCCTACGGCGCGGCCTATTTGCTGCAGGAATTCCTGACGGTGAAGTCCGACGACGTGAACGGGCGCGTGAAAATGTACGAAAAGATTGTGAAGGGATCCAATTTCCTCGAAAGCGGCATGCCCGAATCATTCAACGTCTTGGTCAAGGAAATGATGGCCCTGGGTCTGGAGGTCACCCTCGTCGAGGATGACCGCAAGCGTCCGCGCAAGAGGTAGACCCTGCCTGCGGCAACGGATTTTCACTTCGACCACAGAATGAGGAATATACGATGAGTCTTGATGATCTTTTTACACAACGGGGCAGTGCGACCAGCTCTTTCAACAGCCAGAACCTGAAGGCGATCGGCATTAGCGTCGCTTCTCCGGAAAAGATCCGCGAATGGTCCTTCGGCGAGGTCAAGAAGCCCGAAACGATCAACTACCGCACGTTCAAGCCGGAGCGGGACGGCCTGTTCTGCGCCAAGATATTCGGTCCCGTGAAGGACTATGAGTGCAACTGCGGCAAATACAAGCGAATGAAGCACCGCGGCATCGTCTGCGAAAAGTGCGGCGTCGAGGTCATTGCCTCCAAGGTCCGCCGCGAGCGCATGGGCCACATCGAGCTCGCCGCGCCCGTGGCGCACATCTGGTTCCTGAAGTCCCTGCCTTCCAAGATCGGCACCCTGCTGGATATGACCATGGCCGATCTGGAGAAGGTGCTGTACTTCGATTCCTACATCATCCTCGATCCGGGTGAGACGACCCTGCAGAAGAAGCAGGTCATCTCCGAGGAGCAGTACTTCCAGATCCTTGACCACTACAATGACAACGCCATCACCGTGGGCATGGGCGCCGAGTCCATCAAGATCCTGCTGCAGGAGATCGATCTGGCCAGCCTGCGCGTGGAACTGCGCGAGGAATCCCAGTCCACCCGGTCCCAGACCAAGAAGAAGAAGCTCGCCAAGCGGCTGAAGATTGTCGAGGCGTTCCTGGAGTCCGGCAACAAGCCCGAGTGGATGATCATGGACGTGATCCCGATCATCCCGCCCGAACTTCGCCCGCTGGTTCCCCTGGACGGCGGACGTTTCGCCACGTCTGACCTGAACGATCTGTACCGTCGCGTCATCAACCGCAACAATCGCCTGAAGCGCCTCCTCGAACTGGGCGCCCCGGACATCATCATCCGCAACGAAAAGCGCATGCTGCAGGAGTCCGTGGACGCGCTGTTTGACAACGGCCGCCGCGGCCGGGCCATCACCGGAACCAACGGCCGCCCCCTGAAGTCCCTGTCGGACATGATCAAGGGCAAGCAGGGCCGCTTCCGCCAGAACCTGCTGGGCAAGCGCGTCGACTACTCAGGCCGTTCCGTCATCGTGGTCGGCCCGTACCTCAAGCTGCACCAGTGCGGTCTGCCCAAGAAGATGGCCCTGGAGCTGTTCAAGCCGTTCATCTACTCCAAGCTCGAGGAACGCGGCTACGCCAGCACCATCAAGAGCGCCAAGAAGATGGTCGAGCGCGAGGAAGTGGCGGTCTGGGATATCCTCGAAGAGGTCGTGCGCGAGTACCCCATTCTGCTCAACCGCGCGCCCACTCTGCACCGTCTCGGCATCCAGGCCTTCGAGCCCATCCTGGTGGAAGGGAAGGCCATCCGCCTGCACCCGCTGGTCTGTACGGCCTTCAACGCCGACTTCGACGGTGACCAGATGGCCGTGCACGTGCCCCTGTCTGTCGAGGCGCAGATCGAGTGCCGCGTGCTCATGATGTCCACGAATAACATTCTGTCGCCGGCCAACGGCTCCCCGATCATCGTGCCGTCCCAGGACATCGTCCTGGGCCTGTACTTCCTGACCGTGGAGCGTCCCTTCGAGCGGGGCGAGGGCATGATCTTCGCCGACCCGGAGGAGGTCATCTGCGCCTATGACTCCGGTCACGTGGAGCTGCACGCCCGCGTCAAGGTCCGCATTGACGGCCAACTCGTCAACACCACGCCCGGCCGCATCATCATCCGCGAGATCGTGCCCGTCGAGGTGCCCTTCGACGTCTACAACCGCGAGATGAGCAAGAAGGTCATCGGCCGTCTGGTGGGCGAGGCCTACCGCCTGGCCGGCACCAAGGCCACGGTCATTCTCTGCGACAAGCTGAAGGACCTGGGCTTTGAATATTCGACCCAGGCCGGCATCACCGTCGGCGTAAAGGACCTGACCATCCCGCCTGCCAAGTCGGGCATTCTCGACCGTTCGCACACCGAAGTGGCCGACATCGAGCAGCAGTACCGCGAGGGCATCATCACCCGCACGGAAAAATACAACAAGGTGGTAGACGTCTGGACCAAGGCGACCAACGAAGTGGCCGACGCCATGATGCGCGAGCTGAAGTACGATACCGTTCCGAATCCGAACCAGGACGCGGCGGTCGAGCGGAAGCATGCGCTTCGCTGGCATGTGTCTTCGGCACCGGAGGAGCGCTGCAACAGCTTCAACTCGGTCTTCATGATGGCCAACTCCGGCGCACGAGGCAACCAGGACCAGATGCGCCAGCTGGCCGGCATGCGCGGCCTGATGGCCAAGCCTTCGGGCGAGATCATCGAGACGCCGATCACGTCGTCCTTCCGCGAAGGTCTGACCATTCTGCAGTACTTCACCTCCACGCACGGCGCACGCAAGGGTCTGGCCGACACGGCGCTCAAAACCGCCAACTCGGGTTACCTGACCCGTCGTCTGGTCGACGTCGTGCAGGATGTCATCGTCAGCGAGCATGACTGCAAGACCGTGGACGGCATCGAGCTGTCCCACGTGACCAAGAGCGGTGAGATCACCGTGCGCCTGAGCGAACGCGTGCTCGGCCGCGTAGCCATGTACGATGTCCTCGATCCCGATACGGGCGAGGTCTTCATCCCGGCCAACACCATCATCAACGAAGAGCTGGTGCAGGAGATCGAGCGTCGCGGCATCGCGACCATCACCATCCGCTCGGCCCTGACCTGCAAGGCCAAGCACGGCGTATGTGCGCTCTGTTACGGCCGCGACCTGGCCCGCGGGCACCTGGTCAACGTGGGTGAGGCCGTCGGCATCATCGCTGCACAATCCATTGGTGAGCCGGGCACCCAGCTGACCATGAGAACGTTCCACATCGGCGGCACGGCCTCCAAGGAGATCGAGCAGAGCCGATACGAGGCCATGAACAAGGGCCGCATTGTACTGTCCCGCGTGCGCACCGTCACCAACAACCGCGGCGAGCGCATGGTGCTGGGCAAGAGCGGTCAGCTGCGCATCGTGGA
This window of the Desulfomicrobium escambiense DSM 10707 genome carries:
- the rpoB gene encoding DNA-directed RNA polymerase subunit beta; amino-acid sequence: MNKLIKKFGRIKDSIEIPHLLSLQLDSYNKFLQTDVPPSMRTDIGLEGVFRSVFPIHDFNKTATLEYVSYEIGKPKYDVDECIAKGLTFEAPLRIKVRLAVYDVDEASGSRTIHDIKEQDIYFGTIPLITQKGTFLINGTERVIVNQLQRSPGIIFEHDSGKTHSSRKILYSCRIIPMRGSWLDFDFDHKDILYVRIDRRRKMPATILLKAMGMTSEDILAFYYDKDTFRLDGTRVLRKVEEYNFRKEVAQADIVAPDGTVVVAAGKAMTKAMWRRMIKAGVEYYEVRPESLETEFAAVDIVDPQTGEVVLRAGDPLTASAVEKCQAAGINELNGIFSSGAEVSSCMRDTLAMDKCEDMESAQIDIYKRLRPSSPPTAEISASFFDNLFRNPDYYDLSPVGRYKLNSRLGLNLPIDHRTLSNEDIFRSVKKLVQLKDSHGPADDIDHLGNRRVRPVGELVENQYRIGLVRMERAIKERMSLQEVATLMPHDLVNPKPVTAVLKEFFGTSQLSQFMDQTNPLSEVTHKRRLSALGPGGLTRERAGFEVRDVHLSHYGRICPIETPEGPNIGLIVSLTTHGLVNDYGFIETPYRVVKDGYVTDDVQYMEASTESGHIIAQANAIFGDDRRFVNPLVEARVEGEFAIVPREEVTLMDISPGQIVSISSALIPFLEHDDANRALMGSNMQRQSVPLLVTEEPLVGTGIEGKVAQDSGSCLMSEGDGEVMYVDADRVIVAYSGDLYPESGGVRFYDLQKYHKSNQNSCFGQKPRVQIGDTVRKGVVLADGPAISDGELALGKNLLVAFMPWCGYNYEDSILISERVVKEDIYTSIHIEEFDVFARDTKLGPEEVTRDIPNVGEEMLRNLDESGIIRIGAKVKPDDILVGKITPKGETQLTPEERLLRAIFGDKARDVKNTSLKVPPGIEGTVIDVKVFNRRSGDKDERTRQIENYELEGIDVRERQHAAALTEATRRKIWEACKGKSVAKTIMGKRKGEVLLEANQPIREDVFAEIPLKKLAGAFAAKEVNEAVKAQLDYFDLQLKFIKDVYENKRGKVTEGDDLPPGVIKMAKVYVAVKRKLNVGDKMAGRHGNKGVVSNILPEEDMPFFADGTPMDVVLNPLGVPSRMNIGQIMETHLGWAAKTLGQQIAAMVAEGAAMVRREIKDIFDSPETSALIDSMSDDEVIESARALNKGIVMKTPVFDGAEESEIWGLLKRAGLPEDGKARLFDGRTGVPFHNRVTVGYMYYLKLHHLVDEKIHARSTGPYSLVTQQPLGGKAQFGGQRLGEMEVWALEAYGAAYLLQEFLTVKSDDVNGRVKMYEKIVKGSNFLESGMPESFNVLVKEMMALGLEVTLVEDDRKRPRKR
- the rpoC gene encoding DNA-directed RNA polymerase subunit beta' yields the protein MSLDDLFTQRGSATSSFNSQNLKAIGISVASPEKIREWSFGEVKKPETINYRTFKPERDGLFCAKIFGPVKDYECNCGKYKRMKHRGIVCEKCGVEVIASKVRRERMGHIELAAPVAHIWFLKSLPSKIGTLLDMTMADLEKVLYFDSYIILDPGETTLQKKQVISEEQYFQILDHYNDNAITVGMGAESIKILLQEIDLASLRVELREESQSTRSQTKKKKLAKRLKIVEAFLESGNKPEWMIMDVIPIIPPELRPLVPLDGGRFATSDLNDLYRRVINRNNRLKRLLELGAPDIIIRNEKRMLQESVDALFDNGRRGRAITGTNGRPLKSLSDMIKGKQGRFRQNLLGKRVDYSGRSVIVVGPYLKLHQCGLPKKMALELFKPFIYSKLEERGYASTIKSAKKMVEREEVAVWDILEEVVREYPILLNRAPTLHRLGIQAFEPILVEGKAIRLHPLVCTAFNADFDGDQMAVHVPLSVEAQIECRVLMMSTNNILSPANGSPIIVPSQDIVLGLYFLTVERPFERGEGMIFADPEEVICAYDSGHVELHARVKVRIDGQLVNTTPGRIIIREIVPVEVPFDVYNREMSKKVIGRLVGEAYRLAGTKATVILCDKLKDLGFEYSTQAGITVGVKDLTIPPAKSGILDRSHTEVADIEQQYREGIITRTEKYNKVVDVWTKATNEVADAMMRELKYDTVPNPNQDAAVERKHALRWHVSSAPEERCNSFNSVFMMANSGARGNQDQMRQLAGMRGLMAKPSGEIIETPITSSFREGLTILQYFTSTHGARKGLADTALKTANSGYLTRRLVDVVQDVIVSEHDCKTVDGIELSHVTKSGEITVRLSERVLGRVAMYDVLDPDTGEVFIPANTIINEELVQEIERRGIATITIRSALTCKAKHGVCALCYGRDLARGHLVNVGEAVGIIAAQSIGEPGTQLTMRTFHIGGTASKEIEQSRYEAMNKGRIVLSRVRTVTNNRGERMVLGKSGQLRIVDDQGVEREKYALPSGAKLYFENGAEVKKGERLAEWDPFNEPFVTDVEGVVHFTDIIEGRTVQERIDEATGKSTLTVIEFRSSSFRPGISICDENGVCKTKPDTGTQASYTLPVGAIVMVNDGDSVQPGDIIARKPRETMKTKDIVGGLPRVAELFEVRKPKDQAILSEIDGIVSFGPDSKGKRKLIVEPEVGEARVYLIPKGKHISVGEGDFVESGELLTEGTPDLHDLLKIKGEKYLAFYLVDGVQDVYRFQGVYINDKHIEIIVRQMLKKLSILDPGDTGFLMGEQVDKMRFTDTNATCMATGMQPAVAEPLVLGITQASLSTESFISAASFQETTKVLTESALIGKKDYLYGLKENVIVGRLVNAGTGFRAYIENDIIVPDQPESPDKFLEDLEKDPFFMEQ